In Phormidium yuhuli AB48, one genomic interval encodes:
- the arsC gene encoding arsenate reductase, glutathione/glutaredoxin type gives MKKVMFVCKRNSCRSQMAEGFTRHLGAGQVEVHSCGLEASRVHPTAIEVMQEVGIDITDQTSDPLSNFQAEDYDAVISLCGCGVNLPPDWVSQEIFEDWQLDDPDGQPLETFRRVRDEVRDRVKHLLEILS, from the coding sequence ATGAAAAAAGTCATGTTTGTCTGTAAACGCAACTCCTGCCGCTCTCAGATGGCGGAAGGGTTCACCCGTCACCTCGGTGCTGGTCAGGTGGAGGTTCACAGTTGCGGTTTAGAAGCCTCCCGCGTTCATCCCACGGCCATTGAGGTGATGCAGGAGGTGGGGATTGATATTACAGACCAAACCTCAGACCCTCTCAGTAATTTCCAAGCTGAGGACTATGATGCAGTCATCTCTCTCTGTGGCTGTGGGGTGAACTTACCCCCGGACTGGGTGAGTCAAGAAATCTTCGAGGATTGGCAACTCGATGACCCCGATGGCCAGCCTCTGGAGACTTTTCGCCGGGTTCGCGATGAAGTGCGCGATCGCGTTAAACATCTCCTTGAAATTCTCAGCTAG
- a CDS encoding NCS2 family permease, which yields MANLTPLAEFFGFSALKTGFRQEAIAAVTTFVTMAYILAVNPAILSNAIFLETPGDLFGELVVATALAAAIATLVMGLYAKYPFALAPGMGLNAYFAFSVVLGLGIPWPVALAAVFVEGVLFMILTALNLRGAIVRAIPDGLKYATSAGIGLFIAYIALTESEIIIADEVTTTALNDLTQGVPALTVLGLGITAALMARRLRGALLWGILATAVLAWGLGVAAPPEAIVSLPPLPVHLLGQGLMGLGTALSVNPGQFLTVMVVFFFVDFFDTVGTLTGLGVKAGYLKSGQEFPRLNRAFMADAVGTTVGALLGTSTTTAYIESAAGVSEGGRSGFTAVGVAGLFLLSLFFTPLLAGIPEFATAPALILVGVLMMGTVRQIRWDDPAEAISAFLTMVIMPLSYSIADGLAVGAIAYPLLKSCQGRFREIPIAMWVLAGLFVIKLTVLNSP from the coding sequence ATGGCTAATCTAACTCCATTGGCTGAGTTTTTCGGGTTTTCTGCCTTGAAGACGGGGTTTCGTCAGGAGGCGATCGCCGCTGTGACCACGTTTGTGACGATGGCTTATATTTTGGCGGTGAATCCGGCGATTCTCTCCAATGCCATTTTTCTGGAAACCCCGGGGGATTTGTTTGGCGAGTTGGTGGTGGCGACGGCCCTGGCGGCGGCGATCGCCACGCTGGTGATGGGACTTTATGCTAAGTATCCCTTCGCTCTGGCGCCGGGAATGGGGCTGAATGCCTATTTTGCCTTTTCCGTGGTTTTAGGCTTGGGTATTCCCTGGCCAGTTGCCTTAGCAGCGGTGTTTGTGGAGGGGGTGCTATTCATGATTTTGACCGCGTTGAATTTGCGGGGGGCGATCGTGCGGGCGATTCCTGATGGCCTGAAATATGCCACCAGTGCCGGGATTGGCTTGTTTATTGCCTATATTGCCCTAACGGAGAGTGAGATTATCATTGCCGATGAGGTCACCACAACCGCCTTAAACGATTTAACCCAGGGGGTTCCTGCGTTAACGGTGTTGGGGTTGGGGATTACCGCCGCTTTAATGGCCCGACGACTGCGGGGGGCGTTACTTTGGGGCATTTTGGCGACGGCGGTGTTGGCCTGGGGTTTGGGAGTGGCGGCCCCTCCTGAGGCGATCGTGAGTTTACCCCCGTTACCGGTGCATCTGTTGGGCCAGGGGTTGATGGGGTTAGGGACGGCCCTGTCGGTGAATCCGGGGCAGTTTCTGACGGTGATGGTGGTGTTTTTCTTTGTGGATTTCTTTGATACGGTGGGAACTTTGACGGGATTGGGGGTGAAGGCGGGCTATTTGAAATCGGGACAGGAGTTTCCCCGCCTCAATCGGGCTTTTATGGCGGACGCGGTGGGGACGACGGTGGGGGCCCTTTTGGGAACTTCAACGACGACGGCTTATATTGAGTCGGCGGCGGGGGTATCGGAAGGGGGACGCAGTGGCTTTACGGCGGTGGGGGTGGCGGGATTGTTTCTGCTGTCGCTGTTTTTTACCCCCCTGCTGGCGGGGATTCCTGAGTTTGCCACGGCCCCGGCTTTGATTTTGGTGGGGGTGTTGATGATGGGAACCGTGCGTCAGATTCGCTGGGATGACCCAGCGGAAGCGATTTCGGCGTTTCTGACGATGGTGATTATGCCTTTGAGTTATTCCATTGCCGATGGTTTGGCCGTGGGGGCGATCGCTTATCCCTTGTTAAAATCTTGTCAGGGCAGGTTTCGCGAGATTCCCATAGCGATGTGGGTGTTGGCGGGGTTATTTGTAATAAAGTTAACGGTTTTGAACTCCCCTTAG
- the arsB gene encoding ACR3 family arsenite efflux transporter, translated as MSSHSTAPPQAGGTLNIFEKYLTLWVFLCIIAGIALGKLFPNVAEQLDSLSLYNVSIPIAICLFFMMYPIMVKIDFSQAKQAAKAPKPVLLTLVVNWLIKPFTMVVISQFFLGILFRPLIEGTEMIRGVEVSIANSYIAGTILLGIAPCTAMVLMWGYLSYSNQGHTLVMVAVNSLAMLFLYAPLGKWLLAASELTVPWETIVFSVVIYVGLPLLAGYITRTWSLRNKGRDWFETVFLKRLGPVSVIALLVTLILLFAFKGELIVNNPFHILLIAVPLFIQTNLIFLITYVAGLKLNLSYEDAAPAALIGASNHFEVAIATAVMLFGLNSGAALATVVGVLIEVPVMLMLVRICQRTASWFPREPEKATLRDPRCTHNYSLES; from the coding sequence ATGTCCAGTCACAGCACCGCACCGCCTCAAGCCGGTGGGACACTCAACATCTTCGAGAAATATCTTACCCTTTGGGTGTTTCTCTGCATTATCGCCGGCATCGCCTTAGGGAAACTCTTTCCCAACGTTGCCGAACAACTCGACAGCCTCAGCCTCTATAACGTCTCCATCCCCATCGCCATCTGTCTTTTCTTCATGATGTATCCCATCATGGTGAAGATTGACTTCTCCCAAGCCAAGCAAGCCGCCAAAGCCCCCAAACCCGTTCTCCTCACCCTGGTGGTAAACTGGCTCATCAAACCCTTCACCATGGTGGTGATTTCCCAATTCTTCCTGGGAATCCTCTTTCGCCCCCTCATCGAAGGAACCGAGATGATTCGCGGCGTTGAAGTCTCCATCGCGAACTCCTATATCGCCGGAACCATCCTCCTAGGAATCGCCCCCTGTACCGCCATGGTGCTGATGTGGGGCTATCTCTCCTATAGCAATCAAGGGCATACCCTGGTTATGGTGGCCGTCAACTCCCTCGCGATGCTATTTCTCTACGCACCCCTCGGGAAATGGCTGTTAGCGGCCAGCGAGTTAACCGTTCCCTGGGAAACCATTGTCTTCTCAGTGGTAATTTACGTGGGATTGCCCCTCCTCGCCGGCTATATCACCCGCACCTGGAGTTTACGCAACAAAGGACGAGACTGGTTCGAGACAGTCTTTCTCAAACGCCTCGGCCCCGTCTCCGTCATTGCTCTCCTCGTGACCCTAATTCTACTATTTGCCTTCAAAGGAGAACTCATCGTTAACAACCCCTTCCATATCCTCCTCATCGCCGTCCCCCTGTTTATCCAAACCAACCTGATTTTCCTCATCACCTATGTGGCGGGATTGAAACTCAATCTCTCCTACGAAGATGCGGCCCCCGCTGCTCTGATTGGGGCCAGTAATCACTTCGAGGTCGCCATCGCCACCGCCGTGATGCTATTTGGCCTCAACTCGGGGGCGGCCCTAGCCACCGTCGTCGGCGTTCTCATCGAAGTCCCGGTGATGTTGATGCTGGTTCGCATCTGTCAACGGACCGCCAGTTGGTTTCCCCGAGAACCTGAGAAAGCCACCCTGCGAGACCCCCGTTGTACTCACAACTATTCCCTGGAATCGTAA
- a CDS encoding transposase: METPSANYDQPWKEAIEDYLEPFLAFFFPQVHELIDWTKSYQSLDKELQQISPSGREGERECDKLFQVWQKNGEEAYLLIHVEVQSQGDPDFDKRMYIYHYRSFDINPKVISLAILGDERPQWRPSGYSYELAGCRVEFSFPTVKLLDYQQQWETLEQSSNPFSLLVMAHLKTHVTRGQAEEREAWKWNLVQLLYERDYTEEDIIRFFRLLDWMMTLPQVLQERFDSKLRQYQEERKMPILSNIERQALETGRQEGRQEGRQEGRQEGRQEGRQEGLEEGSLEMARSAILDVLTVRFNQVPEQVRDRLAPMRDLSRLRQLLQQATLATSLGEFMAGLGD, from the coding sequence TTGGAGACCCCCTCAGCCAACTATGACCAACCCTGGAAAGAGGCAATCGAAGACTACTTAGAGCCATTTCTCGCCTTTTTCTTTCCCCAAGTGCATGAGCTAATCGATTGGACGAAATCCTACCAATCCTTAGACAAAGAACTGCAACAAATCAGCCCCAGTGGTCGAGAAGGGGAGCGAGAATGTGACAAACTCTTTCAAGTCTGGCAAAAAAACGGAGAAGAAGCCTATCTACTGATTCACGTGGAAGTCCAGAGTCAAGGAGACCCGGATTTTGACAAACGGATGTATATCTATCACTATCGCTCCTTTGATATCAACCCCAAAGTCATCAGTCTGGCCATCCTGGGCGATGAGCGACCCCAATGGCGACCGAGCGGCTATAGCTACGAACTGGCTGGATGTCGCGTCGAGTTCAGCTTCCCGACGGTAAAACTCCTGGACTATCAGCAGCAGTGGGAAACCCTGGAACAATCCTCGAATCCCTTTTCCTTGCTGGTGATGGCGCACCTGAAAACCCACGTCACCCGAGGTCAAGCCGAGGAACGGGAAGCTTGGAAATGGAATCTGGTTCAACTGCTCTATGAGCGAGATTATACTGAAGAGGACATCATCCGTTTTTTTCGACTGTTGGACTGGATGATGACTCTGCCTCAAGTCTTACAAGAGCGTTTTGATAGCAAACTTCGCCAGTATCAGGAGGAACGAAAAATGCCAATTCTCAGCAACATTGAACGTCAAGCCCTAGAAACCGGTCGCCAAGAAGGTCGCCAAGAAGGTCGCCAAGAAGGTCGTCAAGAAGGTCGTCAAGAAGGTCGTCAAGAAGGACTTGAAGAAGGCAGTTTAGAGATGGCTCGTTCGGCCATTCTCGATGTGCTGACGGTGCGCTTTAATCAGGTTCCGGAGCAGGTGCGCGATCGCCTCGCACCGATGCGTGACCTATCCCGCCTGCGACAGCTCCTGCAACAAGCTACGCTGGCGACGTCCCTCGGGGAGTTTATGGCGGGACTGGGGGACTAA
- a CDS encoding transposase: METPSANYDQPWKEAIEDYLEPFLAFFFPQVHELIDWTKSYQSLDKELQQISPSGREGERECDKLFQVWQKNGEEAYLLIHVEVQSQGDPDFDKRMYIYHYRSFDINPKVISLAILGDERPQWRPSGYSYELAGCRVEFSFPTVKLLDYQQQWETLEQSSNPFSLLVMAHLKTHVTRGQAEEREAWKWNLVQLLYERDYTEEDIIRFFRLLDWMMTLPQVLQERFDSKLRQYQEERKMPILSNIERQALETGRQEGRQEGVEEGSLEMARSAILDVLTVRFNQVPEQVRDRLAPMRDLSRLRQLLQQATLATSLGEFMAGLGD; encoded by the coding sequence TTGGAGACCCCCTCAGCCAACTATGACCAACCCTGGAAAGAGGCAATCGAAGACTACTTAGAGCCATTTCTCGCCTTTTTCTTTCCCCAAGTGCATGAGCTAATCGATTGGACGAAATCCTACCAATCCTTAGACAAAGAACTGCAACAAATCAGCCCCAGTGGTCGAGAAGGGGAGCGAGAATGTGACAAACTCTTTCAAGTCTGGCAAAAAAACGGAGAAGAAGCCTATCTACTGATTCACGTGGAAGTCCAGAGTCAAGGAGACCCGGATTTTGACAAACGGATGTATATCTATCACTATCGCTCCTTTGATATCAACCCCAAAGTCATCAGTCTGGCCATCCTGGGCGATGAGCGACCCCAATGGCGACCGAGCGGCTATAGCTACGAACTGGCTGGATGTCGCGTCGAGTTCAGCTTCCCGACGGTAAAACTCCTGGACTATCAGCAGCAGTGGGAAACCCTGGAACAATCCTCGAATCCCTTTTCCTTGCTGGTGATGGCGCACCTGAAAACCCACGTCACCCGAGGTCAAGCCGAGGAACGGGAAGCTTGGAAATGGAATCTGGTTCAACTGCTCTATGAGCGAGATTATACTGAAGAGGACATCATCCGTTTTTTTCGACTGTTGGACTGGATGATGACTCTGCCTCAAGTCTTACAAGAGCGTTTTGATAGCAAACTTCGCCAGTATCAGGAGGAACGAAAAATGCCAATTCTCAGCAACATTGAACGTCAAGCCCTAGAAACCGGTCGCCAAGAAGGTCGCCAAGAAGGAGTTGAAGAAGGCAGTTTAGAGATGGCTCGTTCGGCTATTCTCGATGTGCTGACGGTGCGCTTTAATCAGGTTCCAGAGCAGGTGCGCGATCGCCTCGCACCGATGCGTGACCTATCCCGCCTGCGACAGCTCCTGCAACAGGCTACGCTGGCGACGTCCCTCGGGGAGTTTATGGCGGGACTGGGTGACTAA
- a CDS encoding formylglycine-generating enzyme family protein: MPLTLHKRQAQNQYYDEPLGAGVLPLRMMSIPPGTFLMGSPDDEPERSNDESPQHPVTVSPFFMGKYPVTQAQWRLVAAMPQVERELDPDPSHFKGDNRPVERVSWYDAMEFCARLSAHTGREYRLPSEAEWEYACRAGTTTPFHFGEMITTEVANYDGNYIYNGGPKGDNRGETTPVGHFGIANAWGLSDMHGNVWEWCLDHWHNNYGKAPTDGSAWLSEDEGSRRVLRGGSWLFIPRNCRSAYRLNNNPRYGNSFNGFRLVSVAPRTL; encoded by the coding sequence ATGCCGCTTACACTACATAAACGCCAAGCACAAAACCAATACTACGATGAACCGCTCGGCGCAGGGGTTTTGCCCCTAAGGATGATGTCTATCCCCCCAGGCACGTTCCTGATGGGTTCCCCAGACGATGAACCTGAGCGCAGTAACGATGAGTCTCCCCAGCATCCGGTGACAGTGTCCCCCTTCTTTATGGGGAAATACCCGGTCACTCAAGCCCAGTGGCGGCTGGTGGCTGCCATGCCCCAAGTGGAAAGGGAGTTAGACCCAGACCCATCCCACTTTAAAGGAGATAATCGCCCGGTGGAACGGGTGAGTTGGTACGACGCTATGGAGTTTTGCGCCCGGTTGTCGGCTCACACTGGGCGAGAGTACCGTTTGCCCAGTGAAGCCGAGTGGGAATATGCCTGTCGGGCAGGCACAACCACGCCGTTTCATTTTGGGGAGATGATTACAACGGAGGTGGCAAATTACGATGGCAACTATATCTACAACGGTGGACCCAAGGGAGATAACCGAGGAGAGACCACCCCAGTCGGCCATTTTGGCATCGCTAACGCCTGGGGTCTATCAGATATGCATGGCAATGTTTGGGAGTGGTGTTTAGACCACTGGCATAACAATTACGGTAAAGCTCCAACCGATGGTAGCGCCTGGTTGAGCGAGGATGAAGGCTCAAGACGAGTGCTACGCGGCGGTTCTTGGCTCTTCATTCCGAGAAATTGCCGTTCCGCCTATCGCCTCAACAACAACCCGCGCTACGGCAACAGCTTCAATGGTTTTCGTCTTGTGAGTGTTGCCCCGAGGACTCTGTAA
- a CDS encoding RNA-directed DNA polymerase, with translation MKRYGNLWPAIIDFENLLQAARQAQRGKRYRPNVLSFNHNLDQELLRLQAELIQQTYRPGGYRTFKIDDPKPRLISAAPYRDRVVHHALCNVIVPPLEQTFIHETYANRQGYGTHRALKRFTSFARTSRYILQCDLRKYFPSIDHEILKSTLRRKIKCPETLWLIDKIIDGSNLQGYDVDYFPGDNLLSPLERRRGLPIGNLTSQFFANLYLNGFDHFVKEQLKARKYLRYVDDFALFSDDRGFLVRAWSEMEAYLTDLRLRLHPVKSQLFETRFGANFVGFRVLPDRIRVRNDNLRRARLRCRQLQQDYTDGQQSLTEVVQRLRSWEAHLMHGDTQRLRRDIFERLIFHPPPEPLSLENSLPFEPEMEF, from the coding sequence ATGAAGCGCTACGGTAATCTCTGGCCCGCGATTATTGACTTTGAAAACCTGCTACAGGCTGCCCGCCAGGCACAGCGGGGCAAGCGCTATCGTCCTAATGTCCTGTCCTTCAACCATAACCTGGATCAAGAGCTGCTGCGCCTGCAAGCCGAGCTAATTCAGCAAACCTATCGTCCAGGAGGCTACCGCACTTTCAAAATTGATGATCCTAAGCCCCGGCTAATCTCTGCGGCTCCCTATCGCGATCGGGTCGTACACCATGCCCTCTGCAACGTGATTGTACCGCCCCTAGAACAGACGTTTATTCATGAAACTTACGCGAACCGCCAGGGCTATGGCACTCACCGCGCTCTCAAACGTTTTACCTCTTTTGCCCGTACTAGCCGCTACATCCTTCAGTGCGACTTGCGCAAATACTTTCCCAGCATTGATCACGAAATTCTCAAGAGCACCCTACGGCGAAAAATCAAGTGCCCAGAGACTCTCTGGCTAATTGACAAGATTATCGACGGTAGCAATCTTCAGGGCTACGATGTGGACTATTTTCCGGGAGATAACCTCCTCAGTCCCCTGGAACGGCGGCGGGGCCTCCCCATTGGCAACCTAACCAGTCAGTTTTTTGCTAATCTCTACCTCAATGGGTTTGATCATTTTGTCAAAGAACAGCTTAAGGCTCGTAAATACCTACGCTATGTGGACGACTTTGCCCTCTTCAGTGATGATCGCGGCTTTTTGGTCAGAGCTTGGTCTGAGATGGAGGCTTACCTAACCGACCTACGCCTGCGGCTACACCCTGTCAAGAGCCAACTCTTTGAAACCCGCTTCGGCGCTAATTTTGTAGGCTTTCGAGTATTGCCAGACCGGATTCGAGTCCGCAACGATAATCTACGGCGTGCTCGTTTGCGTTGCCGCCAACTTCAGCAGGACTATACGGACGGTCAGCAGTCCCTGACTGAGGTTGTCCAGAGACTGCGTAGTTGGGAAGCTCATCTGATGCACGGCGATACCCAAAGGCTGCGTCGGGATATTTTTGAGCGGCTTATTTTCCACCCGCCGCCAGAACCATTATCTCTTGAGAACTCGTTACCATTTGAGCCAGAGATGGAGTTTTAA